Genomic DNA from Anas platyrhynchos isolate ZD024472 breed Pekin duck chromosome 30, IASCAAS_PekinDuck_T2T, whole genome shotgun sequence:
CTCCGCAGAAGTAGGGTGAAAAAGAGATATTACTCTAAGAGCATAATAAATCAAATGATACCAAAGAGAACAATAACAATATTGATAATGAAAGAAAGACCAGGCCTGAGGGGAGGTACCAAGTTAAGTCACTTCtggaaagaggggaaatttgTCACTATTGAGAAACATCCATGAAACTACTTTCCTAATAGCCCAGTTGAGCTCCTTATTCCtgatgctgtagatgagggggttcaatGTTGGAGGCatcaccgagtacagaactgccactaCCAGGttcagggatggagaggagatggagggaggcTTCATGTAAGCAAAAAAGCAGGTGCTGATAAACAGCGAGACAAcaaacaggtgagggaggcatgtggaaaagacTTTCTGCTGGCCCTGTtctgagggcatcctcagcacagccctgaagatctgcacataggaaaaaagaatgaaaacaaaacagccaaacGCTAAACAGACCCCAACCACAACTACCCAAAAAATCTTCAGGTAGGAATGTGTGCAGGATATCTTCAtaatctgggggatttcacagaagaactggtccacggcattgccttggcagaggggcagggaaaatgtattggcagtgtgcaggacagcattgagaagcccactgccccaggcagctgctgccatctgggcacaagctctgctgcccaggaggctcccgtagtgcaggggcttgcagatggcaacgtagcggtcataggacatgacagtgagaaCAGAATACTCTGCAGCAAGGAAGAGCAGAAGAAGAAACACCTGTGCAACACATCCTTCATAGGAAATgaccctggtgtcccagagggaattggccatggctttggggacagtggtggagatggatccgaggtcgaggagggcgaggttgaggaggaagaagtacatgggggtgtggaggcggtgatCGCAGGCTacagcggtgaggatgaggccgttaccgaggagggcagccaggtagatgcccaggaagagcgcaaagtgcaggagctgcagctcccatgtgtctgcgaatgccaggaggaggaactcggagatggagctgctgttggacatctgatgCCTCTTGGCCTTGGGGCCTGTCCAAAGACAAAAGGACACAGAGATCTTTGGCAGAGTTCTCTGAGCAAATCTCAGAGAACCACTTTCAGCACCACTCTTCCTTTCTCACCCACCTCCACAATTATTCACTTTCTCAACAGCATCTTCATTCTCCTTTCTGGCTGAAGCTCTGGTTTGTGCTGGCTGAGCACTGTTTGGAGCCACAACCTCTGCACATGAGCTCCATTGGATTCAGCACTGCTGGGAAAGGCGGTGACCCATTCTGAAACTCGTAGTTTCATTCAGATGCAGTGTACCTGTAATACAGGGAGGGTGTTCAACATTCTACAGCAGGATAACCCCAGGAAAACCCCTGCTGGATGAAAATAAACCACAGTGACCTGAACAGAGACAGATTATTTCCCAGCACTAGGCACTGCAGTGACCAGAGCCATTTTGGCTAGAACAGCTTGGGCACCCCCAAGTGATTCACCTCCAGAGCAGGACTCAGTATTCCGGTGTTTGAGCTCTATCTTTAAACCCACTCCCCAGGAAGTCTGAGGGGAATAGCAAGGGCAAGATGGATGGGaggggaaacagaaaaaaggcCCAGGGTTCCTAGTGAGGGATGCAGGAAATGGAGTGAAAGATGGATtctggggggggaggaggggttCTTTGTTCTGAGGGTCCTGCTGCCAAGGGGACAACGCAGCCTGAGATCCCATAGTTGTGGGGGCAGAGGCTTTGCTGGATGGCAGTCAAGGCAATGGAAAACATCAGCAATGCTGGGATGGCATTGAGGTGCCCAAATTACCCTGCCATGGAGTttctgggagcagctccctctcatTCCCTACCTGTggttctgctgcctgcagctgtccctgcccgcagctgggtctctgtccccacgcctcctgcctgcagctcacagcccccatcccacccgctgggtgctcagctctgccctgcagacacctcctggcagcagggctttGCCCAGTGGCAGCTCGCTGGGGGCACGTCCTAGAGCCCAGAGCACAaagaccctgctgacactgtgCAAGGGGTGATGGTGGAGCTTTCTATGGGCTGAGGGGCAGGAAAGGGACTTAATGGGGTATCCTTATAAACCTCCTTATGAGGGCTCAGGAGTTTCTGAATCTTCTGGGAAATAACAGCCTCTACTTAGATTTCCAGTGAgccagagaagagaaaactgaaagcagagtcTGAGGAAATCTGTGACTAAAGCACCTAACCCATGACCTGACTCACCGCTTACAAAGACCCCTTGCATACACCCTggttgtgctgtggagctgtgagcaggctgcaccaggcagcagcctcccaccagcagcaggaccctgccctgccagggggggctccttccacccgcagcttctccccgcagcgccctgggcagctccccgggcaggctgagtgctgagcctggcaggcggcagaggccctgccccggcacacagcccctgggccacagcagggaccctgctctgcaccacagccctggacacccctgcctgcacccccggcttctcctgcctccacgaactgcggctgcattgccctccagccagagacttaccgggtgcagggctgggaagtcttctcccccggtgagctctgggcatgctgccacttctgcctgcctttaagcactgtgtctctgcaggcagtgcccccagccctgctgcgctgtgcagaggagctgctcctgggcagagctgtctctctgcagcactgcccgcttgccaggagctccccttgggcccaggagcccggcccagctcagcagcagaggcccagcccaaggcctcccttgctttGCCctccaccaggctccctgcacatgtcCCTGGGTGTCAAGGGCTCACAGCTCCTGGAAGGCAGCAGGATCTCTCCTGGGAAACACACTTGCAAGCagacaaagcaaacactgaCTGGCCCTCTCTAAACACTTTGCTGACTGATTCTTGAGGCAGGAATAACCCTTCCTGGGTGTGCAGGGCTACAGGACATGCCGAAGTTCCTCTCTGTATTTCAAATTATTCATCAATGAAGTGGATGATGTGCTCCCTCAGCaactttgctgatgacacaaagctgggaggagtggtcgataccccagagggctgtgctgccattcagagggaccttggCAGGGTGGAGAGATGAGGCTGGGCACAGACCAGCAggagaacagctctgcagagaggggccTGGGACTCCTGGTGGACAGTACGCtgagcatgagccagcaatgtgcccttgtggcctaGAAGGTCAATGGGATACTGGATGCATTTGGAAAAGTGTTGCCAACAGGCCAAtagaggtgatcctccccctctactcagcctgtactggtgtttggagttattcctccctaggaaGGAGACACCACCTTTTCTTTGTGATGTCAAATGCATGAGAAGCCCGACAGGGGCAGAAAAGTGGCCAGAAGAAGCAATAAGGATGGATTCTTCTGAAATGCTACTTGGTGCTTGACAGAGCGGCACACTGCCACAGTCATGGTGACAGCCTGGCAGCCTTGTGCCTGGGTATTCCTGTGAGATCAGCCAAATGGGATGAAGGCTTTGTTCCCTGTCCCTTCTGTTGTGAGAGGGGTTTTGCCTCTCAGCAAAGCATATTGCTGTTGCCTAGGCTCCTTCTGTGAGTGGCATCTGCCATTGGGGCCCAGAGATGTGCAAAGTCTTGGTTCTCTTGCTTTCCAATATCGTCTGGCATTCAGTCAACGTTAAGCAACCCAAGGTCGTCACCACAGCTGGTCATCATGGAAAGGCGCTTCTGAGGCTCCTTGAAACTGGCTTCAGTAATTCTACCATTGCTTCTTTGAATCATGATTGCCTACGTTATTTCGGACTCTTCTAGAGGTGACTTTGGAGTATGGGAATGCTttatacaaacacaaaacagcttTGACCTGTTAGCTTGTGCTCAGTGACTTTGGTCCTAGAGCATGGCAGGTTATTGAATCAAAGCCTGGAATATCTTAGAGCCACTCACACACTGGCCTATACTGAGTTGGTTACTGAAAATAGTCTGGTGAGGGACTTCAACTTCCGAGATATCTGCTGGAAAGACAacacagcagagaggaaacagtCTAGGAGGTCTCTGGAGTGGGTGGAAGATAACTTCCTGACAGAGCTGGTGAGTGAGGCAAGCAGGGACGGTGCCCTGATGGACCTTTTGCTTgtgaacagagaaggacttgtgGAGGATGTGGAGGATGGAAGGCAAATCTTGGACATAGTGATCACAAATTAGTAGAGGTTTTGATAGGTAAGGAGCAGGGTTAGCAGTATTGCCTCCCTGTATTTCAGGAGGGTTGAATTTGGCTTGTTAAGGAGACTGATTGGCAGAGGCCCTCGGGAGGCAGTCCAGAAGGGCAAAGGAGTCCAGGAAAGCTGCACACACTTCAAGAACGAAATCCTGATGGCACAGGAAAAGGTCATCCCAATGTGCCAAAAGATGATTCTGCGGAGAAGATCGGCTTGGTTGAAGAAAGAACTTTGGCTGGAGCTCACTAAGAAAAAGGTTTATGACCTTTGGAAGAAGGAGCAGGACATTCAGGAGGATTAACTACAAAGATGTTGTGAGGttgtgcagggagaaaattcaatgggccaaagcccaactggAACTCAGTCTGGCCAtaaaggagaatgaaaaatgattttctaaatGACTTAGCaacaaaaggaggactaaggagaatctccatccttaaTTGTATGCGGGGGGAAACACAGTTgagaagagatgaggaaaagggagaggtgcttaatgccttctttgcctcagtatTTAGTAGAAGTCCAGTTGTACTCTGGGTACGCAGCcccctgagctggtagataggggtgaggagcagaatgaagccctccTAATCCAAGAGGAACTGTTTAGTGACCTGCTACTCCTCTTTGACATACACAGTGGGGCCatatgggatccacccaagggtattGAAGGAGCTAGCAGAAGTACTTACCAACATTTTTCAGCTGTTCTGGCTgccaggggaggtcccagtcaactctcccctagcaaatgtgatgcccatctacagcAAAGGCcagaaggaggacccagggaactacaggcctgtcaatCTGACTTTGGTGCCGGGGATGGATATGgtgcagattatcttgagtgccATCATGCAGCACATACAGGATAACCAGGTGATCAGTCAGCCTGCATTTaggaaaggcaggtcctgcttgacgaacctgttCTCCTATGAAAAGGTGATGcacttagtggatgagggaaaggctgtggatgttgtcTGCCTAAGGTTTAGTAAAGGTTCTGACTGTTTCCCAGACTTCCAATTGGCAGCAggtcacaagtggtgtcccccatGGCTCAGAACAGGGGCCAGTAAAaatacaagaggaaatggcctcaagttgcaccaggggaggtttaggctggatatTGGGGAAAATGTCTTCCCTGAAAGGGTTGTGatgcattggaacaggctgcccagggatgtggtggagtggtcatccctggaggtattcccATGACATGTAGATgcggtgcttagggacatggtttagtgatagATGTGGCAGTGTTAGGTTAACGGACTTGATGATTTGCGATGTTTTTCCAATCTACATGGCTCTATggttctatgcttctatgagtCTAACAAAAGTCACAATCATTGGAAGGCAGCCACTGCACTCTTGGAACTCGAGACTGTGGCCTGGGCAAGACCATTGTTTCTGCAAGGGATTCCTGTGGGCTGGCACCACACATCCTGGAAGACTTGCCAGTGGATTGCTGGAGTTCACTACACTTGAAATTGCCATGAAGATATTCGTGTTGGGTCACATGTGATAAACTCAGGTGGAAAGACTCAAGAACAGGTGACTTTGAGAGGCtgtggcagagctcagcagctggcCCCAGTCTGGGAATATGTTCCCTTCTACCTATGGGAATTAAAAGGGATTAATATGACCAGACTCATCAGGTCAATCTGCACAGTAAGGGAAAGTAATAGTTACTGTGCTGTAGCTGCAGCAGGCAATAGGCCTTGGATTGGGCCTCAGAAGACCCAGCAGATGTAATCCAGTTCACCCATGAGCTAAAACAAACACTGTGAGCAGAGTGAAGGACACTTCGAGCAGAGGAGCTGGTCGACCGGCATGGCTGAGCGAGAACCTGCTGCTTAAACTgagggaaaaataggaaaatatacagaagcagaagcagggTTGTATAGCCTGGGAGGAATACAGAGGTGTCATCTAGAGGTGTagagatgggatcaggaaagccaaggtaCAGACGGAGCTGAACTTGGCAAGGGACatgaagaataacaagaaggggttCTACAGATACATAGGCAGAAGGAGACGGGCCAAGGAGAGTGTTCCCTCTCTGATAAACGAGATGGGAGAACTGGCTTCCTCAGACAGGGAAAAAGCTCAGGTACTCAGTAAgtgctttgcctcagtcttcactcgTGGTCAGGTTTCCTGTGTCTGTCAGGACCCTTAACCTCGAGGAGAGGGTGAGAGGAGTGGATTCTGTCCCACTGTGACAATGGAACAAGTCTGGGACTGCCTAATGAAACTGGATgtata
This window encodes:
- the LOC139999905 gene encoding olfactory receptor 14C36-like is translated as MSNSSSISEFLLLAFADTWELQLLHFALFLGIYLAALLGNGLILTAVACDHRLHTPMYFFLLNLALLDLGSISTTVPKAMANSLWDTRVISYEGCVAQVFLLLLFLAAEYSVLTVMSYDRYVAICKPLHYGSLLGSRACAQMAAAAWGSGLLNAVLHTANTFSLPLCQGNAVDQFFCEIPQIMKISCTHSYLKIFWVVVVGVCLAFGCFVFILFSYVQIFRAVLRMPSEQGQQKVFSTCLPHLFVVSLFISTCFFAYMKPPSISSPSLNLVVAVLYSVMPPTLNPLIYSIRNKELNWAIRKVVSWMFLNSDKFPLFPEVT